In Carya illinoinensis cultivar Pawnee chromosome 10, C.illinoinensisPawnee_v1, whole genome shotgun sequence, one DNA window encodes the following:
- the LOC122279785 gene encoding serine/threonine/tyrosine-protein kinase HT1-like isoform X2 translates to MGDGSKIVVRTDMAEIKRLDRQLEGHLNRLWALQNANNKEKNVRSANAKEPWEIDSDKLIVKEVIARVKVLEWRSAQGTEAEIALLRNAAFKQEVSVWHKLEHPNVVKLIGATMACTNFKTQAAERVGMPSSADCIIIEYLPRGTLKSYLIKNRKRKLALKKVIRLALDLARGLKYLHSRKIVHRDVKTENVLLDKNHSLKLTDFGNACIQDSIPDEIGRTGTLGYMAPEVFENKPYSRKCDVYSFGICLWEMYCCDMPFPNRFSELTSPAVYKILRPEIPSCCPSSFAKIITQCWDADPKKRPEMKEVVTMLEAIQTSEESKRLQSCFFFCHK, encoded by the exons ATGGGAGATGGAAGCAAGATCGTTGTGAGGACAGACATGGCAGAAATTAAGAGGCTGGACAGGCAGCTCGAGGGGCATCTAAACCGACTTTGGGCGTTGCAGAACGCGAACAATAAGGAAAAGAACGTGAGATCAGCCAACGCCAAAGAACCCTGGGAAATCGATTCCGATAAACTTATCGTAAAAGAAGTGATTGCTCGAG TTAAAGTGCTGGAGTGGAGATCAGCACAGGGAACAGAGGCTGAAATAGCTTTACTCAGAAATGCTGCTTTTAAACAAGAGGTTTCTGTTTGGCACAAGCTTGAACATCCTAATGTTGTCAAG TTGATAGGAGCTACAATGGCCTGCACGAACTTCAAGACCCAAGCTGCTGAGCGAGTTGGCATGCCTAGTAGTGCTGATTGTATTATTATCGAGTATCTTCCTCGGGGAACTCTAAAATCTTACCTGATAAAGAACCGAAAAAGGAAGCTGGCTTTAAAAAAGGTCATACGACTCGCACTAGATCTTGCAAGAGG TTTGAAGTACCTTCACTCCAGGAAGATTGTCCACAGAGATGTAAAGACAGAAAACGTGCTTCTTGACAAGAATCATTCTCTGAAGTTAACAGACTTTGGAAATGCTTGTATTCAGGATTCAATTCCTGATGAGATAGGTCGTACAGGGACCCTTGGTTACATGGCTCCTGAG GTCTTTGAAAATAAACCATATAGCAGGAAATGTGACGTGTACAGTTTCggaatttgcttgtgggagaTGTATTGCTGTGATATGCCATTCCCTAACAGATTCTCAGAATTGACTTCGCCTGCTGTCTACAAG ATTTTGAGGCCCGAGATACCCAGCTGCTGCCCAAGCTcttttgcaaaaattataacGCAATGCTGGGATGCAGATCCCAAAAAAAGACCAGAGATGAAAGAGGTAGTGACAATGTTGGAAGCGATCCAAACTTCAGAGGAGAGCAAAAGGCTACAAAGTTGTTTTTTCTTCTGCCACAAGTGA
- the LOC122279785 gene encoding serine/threonine-protein kinase STY13-like isoform X1, producing MGDGSKIVVRTDMAEIKRLDRQLEGHLNRLWALQNANNKEKNVRSANAKEPWEIDSDKLIVKEVIARGTFSAVHRGIYGGQDVAVKVLEWRSAQGTEAEIALLRNAAFKQEVSVWHKLEHPNVVKLIGATMACTNFKTQAAERVGMPSSADCIIIEYLPRGTLKSYLIKNRKRKLALKKVIRLALDLARGLKYLHSRKIVHRDVKTENVLLDKNHSLKLTDFGNACIQDSIPDEIGRTGTLGYMAPEVFENKPYSRKCDVYSFGICLWEMYCCDMPFPNRFSELTSPAVYKILRPEIPSCCPSSFAKIITQCWDADPKKRPEMKEVVTMLEAIQTSEESKRLQSCFFFCHK from the exons ATGGGAGATGGAAGCAAGATCGTTGTGAGGACAGACATGGCAGAAATTAAGAGGCTGGACAGGCAGCTCGAGGGGCATCTAAACCGACTTTGGGCGTTGCAGAACGCGAACAATAAGGAAAAGAACGTGAGATCAGCCAACGCCAAAGAACCCTGGGAAATCGATTCCGATAAACTTATCGTAAAAGAAGTGATTGCTCGAGGTACGTTCAGCGCCGTCCATAGAGGGATCTACGGCGGCCAAGACGTTGCCG TTAAAGTGCTGGAGTGGAGATCAGCACAGGGAACAGAGGCTGAAATAGCTTTACTCAGAAATGCTGCTTTTAAACAAGAGGTTTCTGTTTGGCACAAGCTTGAACATCCTAATGTTGTCAAG TTGATAGGAGCTACAATGGCCTGCACGAACTTCAAGACCCAAGCTGCTGAGCGAGTTGGCATGCCTAGTAGTGCTGATTGTATTATTATCGAGTATCTTCCTCGGGGAACTCTAAAATCTTACCTGATAAAGAACCGAAAAAGGAAGCTGGCTTTAAAAAAGGTCATACGACTCGCACTAGATCTTGCAAGAGG TTTGAAGTACCTTCACTCCAGGAAGATTGTCCACAGAGATGTAAAGACAGAAAACGTGCTTCTTGACAAGAATCATTCTCTGAAGTTAACAGACTTTGGAAATGCTTGTATTCAGGATTCAATTCCTGATGAGATAGGTCGTACAGGGACCCTTGGTTACATGGCTCCTGAG GTCTTTGAAAATAAACCATATAGCAGGAAATGTGACGTGTACAGTTTCggaatttgcttgtgggagaTGTATTGCTGTGATATGCCATTCCCTAACAGATTCTCAGAATTGACTTCGCCTGCTGTCTACAAG ATTTTGAGGCCCGAGATACCCAGCTGCTGCCCAAGCTcttttgcaaaaattataacGCAATGCTGGGATGCAGATCCCAAAAAAAGACCAGAGATGAAAGAGGTAGTGACAATGTTGGAAGCGATCCAAACTTCAGAGGAGAGCAAAAGGCTACAAAGTTGTTTTTTCTTCTGCCACAAGTGA